One part of the Vespula pensylvanica isolate Volc-1 chromosome 18, ASM1446617v1, whole genome shotgun sequence genome encodes these proteins:
- the LOC122635423 gene encoding tyrosine aminotransferase isoform X1: protein MSGLNSRERWEVRASHIAKLTHNPIRSIVENIVVEPNPNKRMIALSIGDPTTFGNLKPAKEVIEAVQESIASQMYNGYAPSTGYEKAREAVAEYGSSDFVKVEAKDVILCSGCSCALDLCITALARDGQNILIPRPGFSIYRTLAEGLGIAVKTYNLCPERSWEIDLDDLETKIDESTAAIVINNPSNPCGSVFSRNHILDILNIAARYYVPIIADEIYEHMVFPGRTFHSLASLSSEVPILLCSGLGKRFLVPGWRMGWIIIHDKQNVLEGEIRKGLQCLSQRIIGSNTLIQGALPAILRNTPEKFYDDVMRTLHTHSKLCYNCIAKIPGLKPIMPDGAMYMMVSIDLASFPEFNSDLEFVQRLLMEESVFCLPGQCFDYPSYMRLVITIPQDMLEEACQRIQEFCYRHHCKTAEIHRKNHLIENLSETFLLTNGTSENHYEVSKMSQTK from the exons ATGTCTGGTCTAAATTCGCGAGAGCGATGGGAAGTTCGAGCGTCCCATATTGCCAAGCTAACGCACAACCCTATAAGATCCATCGTGGAAAACATCGTCGTCGAACCAAATCCTAACAAGAGAATGATCGCTTTGTCGATCG GTGATCCAACGACGTTTGGAAACTTGAAACCAGCAAAGGAAGTGATCGAAGCTGTTCAAGAAAGTATTGCTTCTCAAATGTACAACGGTTATGCACCAAGTACAG GTTATGAAAAAGCAAGAGAAGCCGTAGCCGAGTACGGTTCTTCCGATTTCGTTAAGGTAGAAGCCAAG GACGTGATCCTGTGCAGTGGTTGCTCCTGCGCCCTCGATCTCTGCATCACTGCGCTAGCACGAGATGGGCAGAACATTCTGATTCCACGTCCCGGTTTTTCCATTTATCGAACGTTAGCGGAAGGTCTAGGAATCGCGGTGAAGACTTACAATCTATGC CCGGAACGCAGTTGGGAAATCGATCTCGATGACCTGGAGACGAAGATCGACGAATCTACAGCAGCGATAGTTATAAACAATCCTTCGAATCCATGCGGTTCTGTGTTCAGCCGCAACCATATTCTCGATATTCTGAATATTGCTGCACGTTACTACGTGCCTATTATCGCCGACGAAATTTACGAACATATG GTTTTCCCTGGACGGACTTTTCACTCGTTAGCCTCTCTTTCGAGCGAGGTTCCTATTTTATTGTGCAGCGGTCTTGGAAAGAG GTTTCTGGTACCAGGCTGGCGTATGGGATGGATTATCATTCACGACAAACAAAACGTTCTCGAGGGAGAG ATTCGCAAGGGTTTGCAATGTTTGAGTCAACGAATCATCGGTAGCAATACGCTTATACAGGGTGCCTTACCGGCCATATTGCGAAATACGCCTGAAAAGTTTTACGACGACGTGATGCGTACCTTGCAC ACTCACTCGAAACTGTGTTATAATTGTATAGCGAAGATACCTGGCTTGAAGCCGATAATGCCAGACGGTGCGATGTATATGATG GTTTCTATAGATTTAGCCTCCTTTCCCGAGTTTAATTCTGATCTTGAATTTGTACAACGTTTGCTCATGGAGGAGTCCGTTTTTTGTTTGCCGGGTCAG TGTTTCGACTATCCTTCTTACATGAGATTGGTAATCACCATACCCCAAGATATGCTCGAAGAAGCGTGTCAGAGAATTCAAGAGTTTTGCTATAGGCACCACTGCAAAACGGCGGAGATCCATAGGAAGAATCACTTGATCGAAAATTTGAGCGAAACTTTTCTGCTGACCAATGGAACCAGTGAAAATC aTTACGAAGTTTCCAAAATGAGCCAAACTAAATAG
- the LOC122635423 gene encoding tyrosine aminotransferase isoform X2: MSGLNSRERWEVRASHIAKLTHNPIRSIVENIVVEPNPNKRMIALSIGDPTTFGNLKPAKEVIEAVQESIASQMYNGYAPSTGYEKAREAVAEYGSSDFVKVEAKDVILCSGCSCALDLCITALARDGQNILIPRPGFSIYRTLAEGLGIAVKTYNLCPERSWEIDLDDLETKIDESTAAIVINNPSNPCGSVFSRNHILDILNIAARYYVPIIADEIYEHMVFPGRTFHSLASLSSEVPILLCSGLGKRFLVPGWRMGWIIIHDKQNVLEGEIRKGLQCLSQRIIGSNTLIQGALPAILRNTPEKFYDDVMRTLHTHSKLCYNCIAKIPGLKPIMPDGAMYMMVSIDLASFPEFNSDLEFVQRLLMEESVFCLPGQCFDYPSYMRLVITIPQDMLEEACQRIQEFCYRHHCKTAEIHRKNHLIENLSETFLLTNGTSENREDL, translated from the exons ATGTCTGGTCTAAATTCGCGAGAGCGATGGGAAGTTCGAGCGTCCCATATTGCCAAGCTAACGCACAACCCTATAAGATCCATCGTGGAAAACATCGTCGTCGAACCAAATCCTAACAAGAGAATGATCGCTTTGTCGATCG GTGATCCAACGACGTTTGGAAACTTGAAACCAGCAAAGGAAGTGATCGAAGCTGTTCAAGAAAGTATTGCTTCTCAAATGTACAACGGTTATGCACCAAGTACAG GTTATGAAAAAGCAAGAGAAGCCGTAGCCGAGTACGGTTCTTCCGATTTCGTTAAGGTAGAAGCCAAG GACGTGATCCTGTGCAGTGGTTGCTCCTGCGCCCTCGATCTCTGCATCACTGCGCTAGCACGAGATGGGCAGAACATTCTGATTCCACGTCCCGGTTTTTCCATTTATCGAACGTTAGCGGAAGGTCTAGGAATCGCGGTGAAGACTTACAATCTATGC CCGGAACGCAGTTGGGAAATCGATCTCGATGACCTGGAGACGAAGATCGACGAATCTACAGCAGCGATAGTTATAAACAATCCTTCGAATCCATGCGGTTCTGTGTTCAGCCGCAACCATATTCTCGATATTCTGAATATTGCTGCACGTTACTACGTGCCTATTATCGCCGACGAAATTTACGAACATATG GTTTTCCCTGGACGGACTTTTCACTCGTTAGCCTCTCTTTCGAGCGAGGTTCCTATTTTATTGTGCAGCGGTCTTGGAAAGAG GTTTCTGGTACCAGGCTGGCGTATGGGATGGATTATCATTCACGACAAACAAAACGTTCTCGAGGGAGAG ATTCGCAAGGGTTTGCAATGTTTGAGTCAACGAATCATCGGTAGCAATACGCTTATACAGGGTGCCTTACCGGCCATATTGCGAAATACGCCTGAAAAGTTTTACGACGACGTGATGCGTACCTTGCAC ACTCACTCGAAACTGTGTTATAATTGTATAGCGAAGATACCTGGCTTGAAGCCGATAATGCCAGACGGTGCGATGTATATGATG GTTTCTATAGATTTAGCCTCCTTTCCCGAGTTTAATTCTGATCTTGAATTTGTACAACGTTTGCTCATGGAGGAGTCCGTTTTTTGTTTGCCGGGTCAG TGTTTCGACTATCCTTCTTACATGAGATTGGTAATCACCATACCCCAAGATATGCTCGAAGAAGCGTGTCAGAGAATTCAAGAGTTTTGCTATAGGCACCACTGCAAAACGGCGGAGATCCATAGGAAGAATCACTTGATCGAAAATTTGAGCGAAACTTTTCTGCTGACCAATGGAACCAGTGAAAATCGTGAGGACCTTTGA